GGCTCAACCAAATAACTTAAGTTTTGGTTTGCTACTAAACCTGTTGAATTCAGATTTAAAGTATTGCAAATGAATGATTATGTTCAAATGTTCTCTTCTGCAGTGATTACTTGTTTAAACTTTTACTGATTGGAGACTCTGGGGTCGGCAAATCATGTCTCCTTCTGAGGTTTGCTGTAAGTTGATGATACTTTGACCACTTAGACCTTTATTCGTATATGGAAATTGTAGTGCGTGTTAAagtttgttttggatttttttgtcCGATTCATTGTGTCCATTACTTGCCTCTCCCATTATAGTTAACTGATTAGTGATAATTCCTTACTGTGCTCATGCGTTTGTTTCTTGCCGAAAAGGAAATACAATGTTTTGCTTTATACTAAAGTTAGATATTTGGGGAATCTAGCAGTTATTTTGCTCTTCGATGTTTATGGGTAATTCAAAATTGGGAAATTCATTGATGTAAATGATAAGAAAGGCTTCAAGGaaccaaatgaaaataaacaGAAGTTTTTAGAAGAGAAACTTGTAATTTCTATCCATTATTGTCAAAAATGCTGATTCCTtatctaaaaaattaaaaaaatcgaGTATTGATTTACTTCAAATCGACGAATGCAATTAAATAACATATGCATGATTCGTTTTTGTCGTGTAATACCTATTATCTGATGTTTCATCTTAGGCAGGTGTTTATGTTGTCTCCCatggaaatattatttatattgatTACTTGTACAATTCCTCAGGGCTGACTATTTTATCTGTGTATGATACAGGATGATTCATATCTGGACAGCTATATTAGCACAATCGGAGTTGATTTTGTAAGCTCTATTTTCTGGGTCAAAGTGGTGTTATAGAAAGGACGACTCCTAATtacttttcttgttctttacCTGTAGAAAATTCGCACAGTTGAGCAGGATGGGAAGACCATTAAACTTCAAATTgtgagtctctctctctttctctctctctcaaacatgGTAGTGCGTGGGCATTAAAGCCATTCAGTAGTTGAGGAATACCTATTGCTTACGTATCTGAACTGTTGATGCCAAAGTGTTGTTggttcattttttcttttccctttttctttcttcacgTGCTTATTTTGCAACTGTCTGATGTAACACATTCAACTACTTTAGTAGAATTTCTTATTTCGTGAGGTTTTTTGCGGTGTGTTTGCATTTGGTTGGTTGACCTTGGTTATGAAGCTGTACTGTGTCAATGGAACACATAGGGTCTCATCATTAGGCTTAAATTTAGTTCTAGTGCATGTTCACAATATTCTTGTAGCACATATGAAATGTTATTTAGTCAATGAGCTATAAAGACTTATTtgtcatattttcctttttcctttttcctcctGGAAATGTAGTGGGACACTGCTGGACAAGAACGTTTTAGGACAATTACTAGTAGCTACTACCGTGGGGCACATGGAATTATAgtaagtttttcctttttgtttcattattgTGGTCATGGTTTTTCCTTGAAGTCTTGTAATGTGGATTCTATTTATTAATGTTGGTGCATGTGGCAGATAGTTTATGATGTGACAGACCAAGAGAGCTTCAACAATGTTAAGCAGTGGTTAAATGAAATTGATCGTTATGCTAGTGAGAATGTAAACAAGCTTCTTGTTGGCAACAAGGCTGACCTCACTGCTAACAAAGTTGTGTCTTATGAAACAGCTAAGGTGAAAAAAACCTTCCCTTAGTTCATGCTACCATATTTTTTGTCTGTTGAAGTattcaatatttatataatgacTCTTCCCTATCGTCATTGGTTTGTTAAAAGGCATTTGCGGATGAGATTGGGATCCCTTTCATGGAGACTAGTGCAAAAAATGCTACTAATGTGGAGCAAGCCTTCATGGCAATGGCTGCTGAAATCAAGAATAGGTACTTTTGTATATGTTGTGTGTTTTCTTTACCCTAGTAATGTAATAAGAGAAAAGGTTGAACGAGGGACAGgattcttttgaaaaatagcCATGCTTAGGTTTTCTGCATCTTTGAGTTGAAGTAAATTCTGATACTATTCttctaaaaaagaaagggtGCATTTTTGTTCTAAAGCTCTCCAGCTTTGCAAGTTTATAATTTGGCCTCTTCAGTAGTTCACTCATTTCTTTCATGACCGAATGCAGGATGGCAAGTCAACCAATGAACAATGCAAGGCCACCGACAGTGCAGATCCGAGGACAACCTGTCAACCAGAAATCTGGCTGCTGCTCCTCTTAGTCGATTCTATTACTCGTCTTCTGTGGCATGAGTGCATGCACGTAGGAGAAGGCTTCACTTCATTCTTGTCTAAGCTGTAGGGGACCATTCGTGCCTTGTGAAACCATATATAATGACTTTGCTCGTCAGTATGTCTTATAAAgtgacaaacaaaacaaattccatTCTTTTTAGTCTTTTAACTGGTATGTACAAATGATGTCTGCTACTCAGctacattttttatttctctgttttcttctgtttAAAGTGACTTGCTAAATTGTTTCATGTGGATGCTTAAAGGAAATTTGTACGTTTCAAATGTTATTATATGGCAAGTGGCCAATTTGTTATAGAATCCTGAAATAGTCGACTGCTGCAGATGCTATTTGTCTTCAATGTCTCTGCAGCTAACCAAATTAGCTCTTTAACCATGCGTTCCTAGGATTAAATTACTGGATCGGAGCATAGACCAGTCCATAGGACAATTTTGTCCCATCTATTTCATAAAGTCACTTCCACCCCACCTCTCTCTATAAGCTGGCTCTTTCTTtcaaattatcaatttatcataaataaatttgttttcactAACGAACTTTTAATTTAGTGGTATTTCTCAGTTGAAATTCGAATTGACACACCATAATTTGGTAAAGCTACTATTCCATCGAGTTAACCTTGGTAGAATGAAACTCGATTCTCCTTTTGAAcataccaaaaaagaaaaccttgGTAGAAAGCGCTTTCGTAAATGCAAgttaaagaaggaaaagtgGAGATAAAAAAAGTCGAGAAgttggaaaggaaaaaaaagttgaattgTATGGCATTGTCCCAAACATTATACAGAACAATTCAGCAGGATACACACAAGCCAGCCCAGCCATGCTTGTTATGTAATGCATCAATCAAGCTATCTATCTCATTTTACCATCAGCTGTGGGACACTTGGAAAACTTCTTCCGCATTATACAATTGTACACCTCTTCCATGAAAATGAACCGACTTAATTGATTATTCTCGTGATACTTCTACCTCTCAGcttgaaaaatcaaaattgcaAAAAGAATCAGCTGTAACATATATCATTTTCTATGTCACTCTGATGGCACCAGAAGTAGGGGAAGACAAATTGGCTCCTTGAGAAGGTTGAGGCTGCCCAATTTTAAGCTCTAGAGCATCTTTTTCAGCCGGTGAGCTCATACCGATACGGCCGGCCATAGATGGACTGCTTGGAAGAGACCTTGGTGATGGAATTCCAGAAGGGTGAGAAATAACAGGTGCACAAGTAGCAAAGTTACCATGTGTTTTGATCATATAGTGGTAGCTTGGTCTGGCAAAGTGCATCATTGGGGTGTATGGGACATTTTCAGGAATTCCCATCTGTCCAAACATTagcaaaatcatcatcataaaTGATTCTGGTACTAAAACTTCAAATGGAAGCAAACAACACATAGCCATAAGAAACAGCAACTAAAATCACATAACTTTTCTTTACAATTCGAAAGCTATTATTCAGAACAGTTCCCTTCAAAATGGGAAAAAGAATGTTAATGAATTACCATGTATGAGACGGCAGGGTAATTTGGAACATTACAAGGTGGAGACACCGGAGCAGCTGGGGGGCTATCCAAACATAGATGTGGAAATCGGTTTAGAATCTGAGACGGAACGCTTGCCTGTAAGATTATCAAAAGTCATTAATGTAAATCATGTTTATAAGTTAATGTTTTTAAGGTTAACGATATATAAGCTGGTGGATTTACCTTAGGTGGTGAGCTATTAGCTGTATTAATCTTCTGTGGCAGAACTTTAGAGCTGCTACCCTGCACCACAAGCAGCCATTACAATTAGGTTCTAGCCTCATCTTGAAATGAGCTTTGATGACACAATTGATGGGCTTACCTCTGATGAAGTTTCTGTAGCTGTTCTTGTtggtgaaattggagaatCTTGATGACCCTGATCCTGCAGGTCCATCTAGTATAAGTCATTTATATTAACTAATTAAGATGTTTAGAACTTgaaaccaaaatgaaaatgcataGAGGATTGATCTGTGAGAaagaggcagagagagagagagaattacaGAGAGTTCTTTAAATTGCATGTCAAAGAGGCTTGATCTGCGTTTTCTCTTATCATATGTAGCTTGCCTGAGGAAATATTTTTGTGCATGACTAGCAACCTGAGTTGGGGTTCTGGTGGTGACAAAATTTCTTGCTATTCCTCTCCAATCTCCTTTCCCAAGCTTCTTCAAACCAGCTAGAAACACCCGGTGCTCTTCCTCGGTCCACGGCCTCCCTGAGtacatatatttattcaaattcaGCCAAAACCAAACCTGAAGAAGAATCTATATGCAAAGctcttatatattttgtagCCATCAATGTTAATTAAGAAGTTCATTAGCACCCATTAGCAAGGCTCATTAATGATTCTACTTCATTATGGATTGGTTTAAAATTTCACTTAGTTATCATAAGCTCTGAAAACCAATTTGAAGAGCATCGTTATGTCATCTGCTGcagtattaatttaattaacaacTGCAAGATGTTACGAAGTACTATTATTTTGAACAAAAGTTTATAACAAAGCTTatacaaagaaacaaacatcGAAAGAAACATGCATTCTCCAACACATGACACAATTCATCAAACAGCAACAAGAAGAAAGCCTAGACGCATAAATTAATCACTTGAAAATTGATATAACAAATTggttattaaatatttatcgTATGcacctttttttctctcatgGGCGGCTTTGTGTTTCTTGTTGTGAATGAGGCCGTCGGAGAGATAGCCGGCATCGTGATCAATTGTAACAACGTTGTTGTTGTGGTCTGCATTGCCTGCCGCCTGCAGATTGCCCATGCTGTAACTCTTCTTCATCgaatcatcttctttctccataATGTTTACGCCAAAAAGCTTCAAGCAAACCCCTTTATTTTGCCCATGGCCATGGCCATTGTTGTTGCACGTCCTAGAGTTATGCCCGTTGTGCCCGCAATGCGAACACTTTCTCATTGATTCCTTCACCATGTTTGGTAATATAACAACCCTTTTCGCTTTAATCTATGATCAACACAAATCTTTTAAACGAAAACTATGAAGATGGAAGATGATGGGTTTTGCTTGATATATTGATTTGTGGATTAATTTGTTAGGgatagaagaaagaagagaagaattaACCTTAATTTTTCTGTTTCGTGCAAAGGAAGGTGTTGGAGTATTTATGGGGCTTTTAGTTTCCTTTTCTATAATAAGTCTATAACAATCAAACACACGTACCCAAGTTTGTGTAacattttctccttttttcccTTCACCACTAAGctcactaaaaaaatataaatcttTTTACTAATTGGATTTAGGGAAAGTCATTGAAAGGTTGGGATTGGTTCAGTGGTGAGTCAACCGGATTGTAAGCCGTTGGATTAGAATTGAAACATCTTTGATGCTTTTTTACTGCAATGGGTGACTTCCACGTGGCAGTAGTATGCAGTTCTGTGTGAAGCTGGTCTTACGCGATGATATAATGCGTCTCTCTGGAAAGTCGGTACGCGTCCCTGGTCCTAGCTActaattttatcttttaacccaaaaataaaaaataaaaagtaaaaaagaagagCACCTTTTTCCAGCTTTTCTGTTGATGCTGGTCAAAATCCAATTTTAGCTCTCTAATTTGGGagatcaaaatattcaaaactctAATCGGGACAGCTAATCTGGATTTTCAATTCAAGTCTCCCTGTGATTTTGAACAGCCAGGTAAAAGCTTACCTGGTTGCCTCGAGTCGTTGGGACTCAGAGATTCAACCAATTGGACGCCCAGGATTTGTTTATAGTTGATAGACTTCCCAGTTAGGCAAAATCAAATTACGTGGGAAAATTGGAAACAAGATTTGGTGTGGTAAATCACCAAGAAAAAAGGTGGTGTGGTGAAATTGAAACACAAGAATGTGCACACTCGATTATCTTTTTTAAGCTCGATAATTATGACTGAATTAATATAGATTTGTTTAGATAACTACTGGTGTCCATGTAGTTAAGACATATTAGACTCCagtttgttcttttcttctttaattagCATCTAGCGATAAGCTTATTTAAGGCTGGCAATTTATTACTTGCATGCCAAGAAAATGACTCATAGGTAACGGTGCCTTGGAACAAACAAACTAGTGTTTGCTAGAAAATCTTCACAAGAAGATATCTTTCCTGTCAAGTAACTTACTTTCCACAAGAGATGATTTAGGTCGATTTCTAAACTTGATGGAAGAAAGAAAGCCATTTACATCACAATTATCCAAGCTTCACTTAATTGCACATTCAATAAGTGATTAGTTTCAGATTTTCAGGTTTTTAATAAGGAATCAAgattagaattaagaaaattagATTTGATAATAAAACCAtaattcttttgtgaaattacatgaaattattttttctatctgaaaaataaataacaacttTTTTAGGGGCCTGAAATAGCAAAATTACGAGTGAGGTCAATAGGAGTTAGTTTGGTGGTTTCGACGTTTTATCAACAAACAATGAAAGAAACGCATGCTTGACGTAGGCAAAgacaaaagagagagaggtcagCAGCATCACATGCAGAAGCTTAAAAACTTTGTCATTATATACGTTCCTTTACTTTACTTATCAATTCACCACGTGTTAATATGCATGCGCTTCAGTTTTTACTCCGCTGGCTCTTCCGCTTGATCACTCTATGCTCTTGGACGCTGAGAAAAACAGTGTCGTTTTCTTCTCTATGAACGTGGTTCTTGAGGTATAAAAGGGTCCCACTCATCTTCTTGACGTGTACAGGGTCCCACTCATTATCTTGACGAATACAGGGTCCCACTCCAGCCCCAAAAATAAGTGGTAGGCTCCACCTCTCAGCTTCTAGATGTAATCAGAAGCCATATATATTGCTCGAGAGGATGCAACGTATCAGTGAAGACAGCAGGAAGTGTCATCTTTTGACATCTCAGCAAATGAGCTACTAGGACTTGTTTCTTGCTCTCAAATTGTATGTGGTTTCTCCGCATAACCAAACCGTCTAAAATTGTAATAAATTTCCATGCACTAATACGCCAACTTATGATTAACTATACCTCTTATAGCTGGATGGGAACGGGGATTGGATTGTTTGAATCTAATTCCATATTGGTTGAATTAAATTGAGAGCCGGCATGTAGTGAttaaaagtaatttaattaaCCTCTTCTATTTTATGTGGGATAGTTCGGATAATTTATTCGAAGACAAAGTTATAGAAAGTTACCAAAATGCCCAAGCTCTCGGTTACGAGATTAGGGTTGGGATCGGGTAAAAAGGATGTATCGTCATTATTACATATTATACTATTTAAGCTTGTCCAAGTTTGAATTTTCCATCTATTTAAACTCTCGCAAGATAATGAGTCATTTTATTACAATTTCGAAAAATAGCCTCTTGACCTCCTCAAGCAAGTTCCATTTCGTCCAACAGTCTTTCATCTCCTCTCCATGCGTTGAGAACAATGCTCGGTGCATCACCTTCTGCCCTAATCCACAATAATGCTCGGTGCATCACTCTTGGCCTTGATCCACTTCCGCGAAATCGCAATCCGAAGCAAactacactactacaaaaagtgaaaaagacgaccagaaaacaacgacggtctaagtgaacaccgtcgtggtttataaaaagacgacggttctaaaaacaccgtcgtgtaatacaaccttagacaactaaaaaatggagtttcaaatggctgttcaaaaacaacgacgtacataattaaacaaccgacgtctatttgaaacagatttccgcagtgtaaaatcaatgccaacaaagaacggcagaagttatgaatcgaccgacgtagaaagtaaagacgacgatttcaataaaaactgccgtttttactcataaaataacacgacgaggttttcgtataagacgccgtataatt
Above is a window of Prunus persica cultivar Lovell chromosome G2, Prunus_persica_NCBIv2, whole genome shotgun sequence DNA encoding:
- the LOC18786677 gene encoding GTP-binding protein YPTM2, whose amino-acid sequence is MNPEYDYLFKLLLIGDSGVGKSCLLLRFADDSYLDSYISTIGVDFKIRTVEQDGKTIKLQIWDTAGQERFRTITSSYYRGAHGIIIVYDVTDQESFNNVKQWLNEIDRYASENVNKLLVGNKADLTANKVVSYETAKAFADEIGIPFMETSAKNATNVEQAFMAMAAEIKNRMASQPMNNARPPTVQIRGQPVNQKSGCCSS
- the LOC18785361 gene encoding probable transcription factor At5g61620, translating into MVKESMRKCSHCGHNGHNSRTCNNNGHGHGQNKGVCLKLFGVNIMEKEDDSMKKSYSMGNLQAAGNADHNNNVVTIDHDAGYLSDGLIHNKKHKAAHERKKGRPWTEEEHRVFLAGLKKLGKGDWRGIARNFVTTRTPTQVASHAQKYFLRQATYDKRKRRSSLFDMQFKELSDQGHQDSPISPTRTATETSSEGSSSKVLPQKINTANSSPPKASVPSQILNRFPHLCLDSPPAAPVSPPCNVPNYPAVSYMMGIPENVPYTPMMHFARPSYHYMIKTHGNFATCAPVISHPSGIPSPRSLPSSPSMAGRIGMSSPAEKDALELKIGQPQPSQGANLSSPTSGAIRVT